In Papaver somniferum cultivar HN1 chromosome 1, ASM357369v1, whole genome shotgun sequence, a genomic segment contains:
- the LOC113287886 gene encoding vacuolar sorting protein 39-like has translation MVHSAYDSLELLQLKNNSTKIQSVGSYGSKILVGCADGSMLIYVPSSSDPRSPTSSSSTSSDIHNYHHCLELRKDSYVLEKSLTGFSKKPLISMEVSTSRELLVSLSESISFHGLPNLETIAVITKAKGANLFSWDDRRGYLCFSRQKRVCIFRHDGGRGFVEVKEYGVPDVVKSMSWCGENICLGIRRDYTILNTVSGAFTEVFPSGRTAPPLVVSLPSGELLLGKDNIGVFVDQNGKLLQEGRICWSEAPLAVIIHRPYVIAHLPRHIEIRSLRAPYPLVQTVALRSVHHLLQSNNCVIAALDNSVTGLFPVSIGAQIVQLTASGNFEEALALCKMLPPEDSTLRAAKEESIYIRYGHYLFNNGSYEEAMEQFWAAQVEFTYVLSLYPSIILPKSMLAPDMDKEADVSWDDSYLSRVSSDASEDMDPSSPSYLESERNPVLESKKMSHNTLMALIKYLQRKRCSIVERATVEGTEEILSDAMGERNMAYDFNKSNISHKGRRNIQVSSGSREMASVLDTALIQALLLTGQSLAALELLKGPNYCDLKITEEFLQQSNYYTALLELYRCNMMHREALELLYQLVEESKADEAQSELKQNFRPDAIIQYLKPLCSTEPMLVLEFSMHVLESCPTEAIDLFLSGNIPADLVNSYLKQHAPKLQATYLELMLSRNESEISGNLQNEMVQIYLSEVLDSYEDLKSQNKWDEQTYSSSRKKLLSALQSISGYSPEGLLKRLPADALYEERAVLLGKMNQHQLALSLYVHKLHVPELALAYCDRVYETGQKKPSPDAYGNIYLTLLQIYLNPQKSTKDFEKRILNPIPSKNVGTKKVRSLKSNKWNRAVKKIAEIEGAEDIRFSPSSTDSGRSDGDEPILDGTSTIMIDEVLDLLGQRWDRVHGAQALKLLPRETKLQNLLPFLGPLLKKSSEAQRNLSVIKSLRSSENLQVKDELYKHRKTVMKISNDSMCSLCNKKIGTSVFAVYPNGKTLVHFVCFKDSQSMKTMVKGTPLRKQGY, from the exons atggtGCACAGCGCCTACGATTCATTAGAGCTACTACAGCTCAAGAACAACTCAACAAAGATCCAATCAGTAGGATCATACGGTTCCAAAATCCTCGTAGGATGTGCAGATGGTTCAATGTTAATTTACGTTCCATCATCATCCGATCCTCGATCtccaacttcatcatcatcaacatcatctgaTATACATAATTATCATCATTGCTTAGAATTACGGAAAGATTCATATGTATTGGAGAAATCATTGACTGGGTTTTCTAAGAAACCATTGATTTCAATGGAAGTTTCTACATCTAGAGAACTTCTTGTTTCGTTATCTGAATCAATTTCGTTTCATGGGTTACCAAATCTTGAGACAATTGCTGTTATTACTAAAGCTAAAGGAGCTAATCTGTTTAGTTGGGATGATCGGAGAGGTTATTTGTGTTTCTCTAGACAGAAAAGGGTTTGCATTTTCAGACATGATG GGGGCCGGGGTTTTGTTGAGGTTAAAGAGTATGGAGTTCCGGATGTTGTGAAATCAATGTCTTGGTGTGGGGAGAATATATGTTTGGGTATTAGAAGGGACTACACGATACTGAATACTGTAAGTGGTGCATTTACTGAGGTATTTCCTTCTGGGAGGACTGCGCCTCCGCTTGTGGTTTCTTTACCTTCAGGGGAGCTTCTTCTAGGAAAG GATAACATTGGAGTGTTTGTGGACCAAAATgggaaacttcttcaagaagGCAGAATATGTTGGTCTGAAGCTCCTTTGGCTGTTATCATCCACAGGCCTTACGTGATAGCTCATTTGCCGAGACATATTGAG ATACGGTCACTACGAGCTCCTTACCCATTGGTGCAGACAGTTGCTCTCCGTAGTGTTCATCATTTACTGCAAAGCAACAACTGTGTAATTGCTGCACTAGACAACTCTGTAACTGGACTCTTCCCTGTTTCTATTGGTGCACAG ATTGTACAGTTAACAGCATCTGGTAACTTTGAGGAAGCCTTAGCTTTGTGTAAGATGCTTCCACCAGAAGATTCTACCCTTAGAGCCGCAAAGGAGGAGTCAATCTACATCAG ATATGGCCACTACCTTTTCAACAATGGAAGCTATGAGGAAGCCATGGAACAGTTCTGGGCAGCTCAAGTAGAGTTCACCTACGTACTCTCTTTATATCCATCTATTATTCTTCCCAAATCCATGTTGGCTCCAGATATGGACAAGGAAGCTGACGTTTCATGGGATGATTCATAtctctcaagagtttcatctGATGCATCAGAGGATATGGACCCATCATCTCCATCATACCTAGAGTCTGAAAGGAATCCAGTGCTCGAGTCTAAAAAAATGAGCCACAATACTCTCATGGCATTGATCAAGTACCTGCAGAGAAAGAGATGCAGTATAGTTGAACGTGCCACTGTTGAGGGGACAGAGGAGATCCTCTCAGATGCTATGGGAGAGAGAAACATGGCTTATGATTTCAATAAGTCCAATATTTCACACAAG GGTCGAAGGAACATCCAAGTCAGCTCAGGATCAAGGGAGATGGCATCAGTGCTGGATACAGCTCTAATCCAGGCTTTGCTTCTTACTGGACAATCGTTGGCTGCATTAGAGCTCCTGAAAGGTCCCAACTATTGTGATCTCAAAATAACCGAGGAATTTCTGCAGCAAAGTAACTATTATACAGCCCTTTTAGAGCTCTACAGGTGCAACATGATGCACCGTGAAGCTCTCGAACTTTTATATCAGCTAGTAGAAGAGTCAAAAGCTGACGAAGCACAATCTGAACTGAAGCAAAACTTTAGACCTGACGCAATCATTCAATACCTTAAG CCTCTTTGCAGTACTGAGCCGATGCTTGTTCTGGAATTCTCAATGCATGTTCTTGAAAGCTGTCCAACTGAAGCTATCGATCTATTTTTATCTGGAAATATTCCAGCTGACTTGGTCAACTCCTACTTAAAACAGCATGCACCAAAATTGCAAGCAACTTATTTAGAGCTTATGCTCTCGAGGAATGAGAGTGAGATCTCGGGAAATCTGCAGAATGAAATG GTGCAAATTTATCTGTCTGAAGTACTTGATTCTTATGAGGATTTAAAGAGTCAGAATAAGTGGGATGAACAAACTTACTCCTCGTCACGCAAGAAGCTATTGTCTGCTCTACAGAGTATCTCAGGGTATAGCCCCGAGGGTTTGTTAAAGCGTCTCCCAGCTGATGCATTGTATGAGGAGCGTGCAGTTTTGTTGGGGAAAATGAATCAGCACCAGCTCGCATTATCTCTATATGTTCATAAG CTTCATGTTCCTGAACTGGCACTAGCCTATTGCGACCGTGTTTATGAGACTGGGCAGAAGAAACCATCTCCAGATGCATATGGAAACATCTACCTCACTCTTTTACAAATCTATCTTAATCCTCAAAAATCTACCAAGGATTTTGAGAAGCGAATCCTGAACCCAATTCCATCTAAGAATGTTGGGACTAAGAAGGTCCGGTCACTCAAATCTAATAAATGGAACCGAGCTGTTAAAAAAATCGCTGAGATAGAGGGTGCAGAGGATATACGATTCAGTCCAAGCAGCACTGACAGTGGACGTAGCGATGGTGATGAGCCAATTCTTGATGGAACTTCTACAATTATGATCGATGAGGTCCTGGATCTGTTAGGCCAAAGATGGGACAGGGTCCATGGAGCTCAGGCGCTCAAACTCTTGCCTAGAGAAACTAAGCTACAG AACTTGCTTCCATTTCTTGGACCACTTCTGAAGAAATCTAGTGAAGCACAGCGTAACTTATCGGTGATCAAAAGTTTGAGATCCAGTGAGAACTTACAA GTGAAAGATGAACTCTACAAGCATAGGAAAACAGTGATGAAGATCAGTAATGATAGCATGTGCTCTCTGTGCAACAAAAAGATAGGAACTAGCGTCTTTGCAGTCTATCCTAACGGAAAAACACTTGTGCATTTTGTATGCTTTAAGGACTCGCAAAGTATGAAAACTATGGTGAAAGGTACACCATTAAGGAAGCAGGGATACTAG